The sequence TCCATCAGGCGCAGGTGCGTGCGGATCTCGAGCTGGTCGCGCGACGTCTTGTTGACGTGCGGCGAGCGCAGGAGGTCGAAGCGCTGCTTGCGCGTGGGCAGCGGAACGGGGCCCTTGACCACCGCTCCGGTGCGCTTCGCCGTGTCGACGATCTCGAGCGCCGACTGATCGATCAGCCGGTAATCGAACGCCTTCAGGCGGATGCGGATTTTCTGACTTTTGACTGCCATTATCTAGACCCCGTGAAACGTGAAATGTGAAACGTGAA is a genomic window of Burkholderiales bacterium containing:
- the rpsJ gene encoding 30S ribosomal protein S10 encodes the protein MAVKSQKIRIRLKAFDYRLIDQSALEIVDTAKRTGAVVKGPVPLPTRKQRFDLLRSPHVNKTSRDQLEIRTHLRLMDIIDPTDKTVDALMKLDLPAGVDVEIKL